One part of the Saprospiraceae bacterium genome encodes these proteins:
- a CDS encoding ribonucleoside triphosphate reductase, with product MDRIVIKRNGEYQTFLPYKIEDALLKAFQGQHKKIDSILINTIFLKLAEKEIWSVEEIQDIIEKELYNRNHFQTMRAFMLHRHTRKLQREHIQGLNEDTTYIDCSQTIEEYIYQKDWRINANANTSYSSAGLINNVAGKIIANYWLDKVYSKEEAYAHRNGDLHIHDLDCLTGYCAGWSLRMLLNDGFNGVRGRVESRAPSHFREALGQMANFLGILQSEWAGAQAFSSFDTYLAPYVFKDALSFDEILKAVRSFIYNLNVPARWGQSPFTNITLDWVVPEDLKEQTPNRNNRHLFENIENKDLLSTAQSRGVNQLTDLCYKHFQKEMNAINKAYYTVMTEGDANGQPFTFPIPTVNITEAFDWYGENTDLLFANTAKIGTSYFQNFIGSQYTYDDQGTKIENPDAYKPNAIRSMCCRLQLDLRELLKRGNGLFGSAEMTGSIGVVTINMARLGYLYNGDLNSLMARLDDLLQLAKSSLEKKRSFIQELFDRGLFPYTKRYLPHFRNHFSTIGVNGINEMIRNYSKDELNIADEKGIEIALNILQYIRKKIIQFQEETGNLYNLEATPAEGTTYRFAKEDKKRFINIIQAGQNENIYYTNSSQIPVNFTEDPFEALILQDELQCKYTGGTVLHLYMKEKISSPEACRNLIRKVISNFRLPYITITPTFSICKNHGYLNGEHEYCPACDEILLRSITNKLN from the coding sequence ATGGACCGTATTGTGATCAAACGAAATGGAGAATATCAAACTTTCCTTCCCTATAAAATAGAGGACGCTCTCCTAAAAGCATTTCAAGGACAACACAAAAAAATAGATTCAATATTAATTAATACTATATTTTTAAAACTAGCCGAAAAAGAAATTTGGTCTGTTGAAGAAATTCAAGATATCATAGAAAAAGAACTCTATAATAGAAACCATTTCCAAACTATGCGTGCCTTTATGCTGCATCGGCATACTCGAAAATTACAACGAGAACATATTCAAGGTTTAAACGAAGACACAACATATATTGATTGCTCCCAAACCATTGAAGAATATATATATCAAAAAGACTGGAGAATAAATGCAAATGCAAATACTTCTTATTCAAGTGCTGGACTTATTAATAATGTAGCTGGAAAAATTATTGCAAATTATTGGTTAGATAAAGTGTATTCCAAAGAAGAAGCGTATGCACATCGCAATGGTGATTTACATATACATGATTTGGATTGTCTCACTGGTTATTGCGCAGGCTGGAGCCTGCGAATGCTTTTAAACGATGGTTTTAATGGAGTCCGAGGAAGAGTTGAAAGTCGCGCTCCATCCCATTTTAGAGAAGCTTTGGGGCAGATGGCTAATTTTCTAGGAATCCTGCAAAGCGAATGGGCGGGTGCTCAAGCATTTAGTTCTTTTGATACGTATCTAGCACCTTATGTTTTTAAAGATGCTCTTTCCTTTGATGAGATTTTAAAAGCAGTCCGCAGTTTTATTTATAACTTGAATGTTCCTGCACGTTGGGGACAATCCCCTTTTACAAATATAACCCTGGATTGGGTTGTACCAGAAGACTTGAAAGAACAGACTCCCAATAGAAATAACAGGCACTTATTCGAAAATATTGAAAATAAGGATTTGCTTTCTACAGCACAATCCAGGGGTGTAAATCAATTGACAGACTTGTGCTACAAGCATTTTCAAAAGGAAATGAACGCCATTAATAAAGCGTATTACACGGTAATGACCGAAGGAGATGCGAATGGACAACCCTTTACATTTCCAATTCCAACGGTAAATATTACAGAAGCGTTTGACTGGTATGGAGAAAATACAGATTTATTATTTGCGAATACCGCCAAAATTGGTACTTCCTACTTTCAAAACTTTATAGGAAGCCAATACACCTATGATGATCAAGGTACTAAAATTGAAAATCCAGATGCCTATAAACCGAATGCAATTCGAAGCATGTGTTGCCGCTTGCAATTAGATCTTAGAGAATTACTAAAACGAGGCAATGGTCTTTTCGGAAGCGCTGAAATGACCGGAAGTATCGGCGTCGTTACGATCAATATGGCAAGATTAGGATATCTTTATAATGGTGATCTAAATAGCTTAATGGCTCGTTTGGATGATTTGCTCCAACTTGCTAAATCGAGTCTAGAAAAAAAACGGTCGTTTATTCAAGAACTTTTTGATCGTGGACTATTCCCTTACACGAAAAGATATCTTCCTCATTTTAGGAATCACTTTTCAACCATTGGAGTAAATGGAATTAATGAAATGATTCGAAATTACTCAAAAGATGAATTGAATATTGCTGACGAGAAGGGGATAGAAATAGCATTAAACATACTGCAATATATCCGTAAAAAAATTATACAATTTCAAGAAGAAACCGGCAATCTATACAACCTTGAAGCCACTCCCGCAGAAGGTACTACCTATAGATTTGCCAAAGAAGACAAAAAACGATTTATAAATATTATTCAGGCCGGACAAAATGAAAACATATATTATACAAATAGTTCTCAGATTCCGGTAAATTTCACGGAAGATCCTTTTGAAGCCTTGATACTTCAAGATGAATTACAATGCAAATATACAGGTGGAACCGTTTTGCATTTGTACATGAAGGAAAAAATCAGCTCACCGGAAGCATGTAGAAACCTTATAAGAAAAGTAATTTCTAATTTTAGATTGCCCTATATTACAATTACGCCTACATTCAGTATTTGTAAAAATCACGGGTATTTAAATGGAGAACATGAATACTGTCCTGCATGTGATGAAATCCTATTAAGGTCAATTACCAATAAATTAAACTAA
- a CDS encoding anaerobic ribonucleoside-triphosphate reductase activating protein codes for MSKAIYHITPFTLLDYPDKTACIVWFAGCNMRCRYCYNIDIVKGKGNLEYDKAIAFINSRKNLLDGVVLSGGECMLHCKIDGFIKEIKKLNFLLKIDTNGSNPRMLQYLIKECLVDYVALDFKSLADQFFFITKSDLFTKFEKTLDILIGSSIPFEVRTTVHSKLINIEYLKKMLQYLETKKYAGTYYIQNFLNDTPTLAAIENDYQKIKPDDLSSNSIKIIIRN; via the coding sequence GTGAGTAAGGCAATTTATCATATTACTCCGTTTACACTTTTAGACTATCCAGATAAAACGGCTTGCATTGTTTGGTTTGCTGGATGCAATATGCGCTGTAGATATTGCTACAATATTGATATCGTGAAAGGAAAAGGTAATTTAGAATATGATAAGGCAATTGCATTTATTAACTCCAGAAAAAACTTATTAGATGGTGTAGTATTAAGTGGTGGAGAATGCATGCTTCACTGCAAAATAGATGGATTTATAAAAGAAATTAAAAAGCTTAATTTTTTATTAAAAATAGATACCAATGGCTCTAATCCCAGAATGCTACAATATCTTATTAAAGAGTGTCTTGTTGACTATGTAGCTCTTGATTTTAAAAGCTTAGCAGACCAATTTTTCTTTATTACCAAATCCGACTTATTTACAAAATTTGAAAAAACATTAGACATCCTTATCGGTTCTTCAATACCATTCGAAGTTCGAACCACCGTGCATTCAAAATTAATCAATATTGAGTATCTGAAAAAAATGCTGCAATACCTCGAAACTAAAAAGTATGCTGGCACCTATTACATCCAAAACTTTTTAAATGATACACCAACCTTAGCAGCGATTGAAAATGACTATCAAAAAATTAAACCCGATGATCTTAGCTCAAATTCGATCAAAATAATTATACGAAATTAA